The Lactuca sativa cultivar Salinas chromosome 2, Lsat_Salinas_v11, whole genome shotgun sequence genome includes the window actTGTCCCTCTACCAAAAAAAAGAGTATCAAAGTAGTGTTCCAAATGTCAAAAGAAGCATCATGGAGATCGGCAAACAGCAGTCCGCGTTGTTTCCACTGTTGAAAAAGAGGTGCATGTGGACTGAATTTGCAACCGCAAGAATGTCACATGTTTCAGATATGTAAGAAAAGCACATCGAGCACTATGCGATACTTGTTGCTAGTgccttttaattaataaattacatCATTAACCCAATGAAACTTTCGCTCTTGCCACCCTTCAATAGGGTAAAAATTTAGATACTGCACATCATGTTAAGTTAAGAATAAAATCTTCTATTAATTTGTTTTATTGGTTAGGTCACTTTAAATTTACCTATATATTTTAGAAGGAATCTTGAGAAGAAGCCAGTTATATACACGTCTAAAAAAGAGAAGAAAAACATCTTTTTTCTTGTACACCCACATATATAATACGTAATAGTGGAAGATGATAATCTTTACTTGTACATAGACCCAAGTATAGATAGTATGTTATTATGCATGGGATCAGAAATATGGTCAACAAGATTCTGCAATGGTCCTTTACCAGTCAAAGCCGCTTGAACATAAAACCCCAACCATCCAATCATCGCCAGCCGTCCATTTTTAATCTCTTTCACCTTCAGTTCCTGAAAACCAACGGGATCTCCAGAAAGATTCAATGGATCAAAGAGCACACCACCTGGATAATTAACATCACCAGGAAGATATATCCCTAATGGCTCAAGAGCCTCTATCCCACAATATCTTGCATATTCTGGCCCAACCTACATGTAATTAGTAACATTTCACTACTTGGATGTGTTGAAAGCTCAAAAGTAAAAGATGAAGGGTTAATTAGTAAGAGTAGTTATACCATGAGAAGAGCTTGACAGATTGCTATGACGATAACTCCTTGACTTCCAGCAAAATGGAGTCCTGGGATACCAAGGTAATCCAGTGTCTCACCTTGAAGCTTTGAGTATCCGACTCGCCACCACACAGGTTCTACAAAATGGAAAGCGCCTACAAGATCTAGTAACTCTGGAATTAGGGCACCAAGTGCACCAAGCATCGCCCAACGTGCATGCAATATTTCAAAACTGGAAATACATAATGAAATCATGGAATTAGTGACACAATTTTGGTGAATTTTATGAGGGAGAAGAATTTACTTGTAGTATTTCTTAAAAGCTTCAGGATCTTGGCTGAGGCCCGCAATGTCGAAGCCATAATCGCCAGGGAGTTCGCCATCAAGATAGGTAGGATATTCAAATGGAAGCGGACCAAGCCACCGAGGCCTCTGTTTTCCATACCATAAGCTGTCAAATCCAGATGAGATTTTTAATGCCGATGTAAAAGATAGTAACAAATCAAGTGGATATAAGTTAAAGATGAGATTTTAATACCTTACAATGGATCATGTATATATAGTACGATTACCTATCCTTTTTTGCTTTTTCTGATAATGCTTTGTACACTGAAGCGTTCTGAACAGCAGCTTTCTTTTTCTCCTCCATACGTCTCTGCAGAGTCTCGCCAAGGGGACTGTTGGCGATAGCTTTAACGGCAGTGAAAGGAATAGCTGAGAAAACTAATACTCCAGCAAGCTATTAATTAATTCACAGAATTCAAACAAAATGTCAGGAGAAATGTGTTGAATTAGAAACCCATATGATGACATGCTTGTTCAAGTATTATTTTTTGGAGTAATTAGGAGATTGTAGGAATATTTAATTTACTGTATATTATATATGCCCATCTATTCCAATGAGGGTAGGAATAGAGATACAGCTACAGAGCTAAACCCCCTAATATAGCGTAGATTATTCTTGAAAATCAAATGTAGCATATTCTATCTCCCGAAGAAGCCAGATGGTGTGTATTGATAATAGATTAAAAATCGTAAGCAATATAAGAAATAATATTCCAATCAAAATCAGAAACCAGGTACCTCTTGCCATGAAGCTCGGTAGCGTGTGAATTGATGATCGCCTGAGAAATTGTATGATTTGGAAGGAAGCAGGCTGCAGTGGAGTCCAGCGGTGGAGTTACGGGAGGTGGAGGTGGAGAGGTGAAGAATCATATTTTGGGTTCGGGGGCGCGAGGATGACTGGTTCTCGTTTGCTGTTTTACATGGCCAAGCTATCCGGATATTATAACATGCGATGCACGTgatattttttcatatatatttcatgtatttattattGACTTAGAGTCAATGTAGgtctttttttaaaaataatacatCGTTCAAAACGAACATTTCAATCGGTTTCAAGGTTTATGTGGAAGTTAATCGTATAAAACTTACGAAATTAATCGTGTAACACTAACGACATTTTGTGTGTGACAGAATTTGAATCATTTAACTTCTATATATAATTCTGCATTTCAACCACTAGGTTTTCATCTCACCGACAAATTTTTGAAGAGCTTATAAAAAGTGGCTTGTACTATTGCTCTCACTACATAATACcaactattttttattttattaagagTTAATGACTTATAAGGGTAGCATACATACATTAACTACATTTAGTCTCTTGTGTCTTTTTTTTGTATAGGTATGATCACCCTTATGATTGTTGTGTAGGCTTATGTTGAGTTGGCATTACATGTGGCATATATAGTCCTTAAAACCTTGCCCTTTAACACAATGTTTGAGACTCACGATATTTTCCCTAGCTTCAAGCATTTCTAAGAAAAATGTTGAGTGCGTCAAGCTTCTCTAAATCTGGCATAtggaaaaatgaaattctttatgATTGGCGCCTCCCAACTTGAATCCAGACCTCTAGGATAGAAGAAAAGTCTTGGAATAAGGTTTAGAGTATTCCCTAATTCAATGGTATTTTTCGAGTTTGGCTACTTCGAATTTGAGTGTTAAATTCTTGGTTGTTGGTAACTTCTTAACTATTGTTTTTTATACATGAGGAATCAAGAGGAAAAAATGATattattgggaatggattgatcCATAACCAATGAACACTGAAGTTTGCTAAAAGAAACATTATATAATGTGAATTGTGTAACATCATGtttcgagaagtttcttatttcggTATTGTAGACTATAAATGAATTGAATAAAGGCATTAGGCTTCAAGTGAATGGGGTTTAGACCTTATTGGATGTTGATAATGTTGGTTAAGTGATTAAAGCCTTCGACTTGTGCTTTGAAGAAAAAAGGTAAAATAAGAAAAGTAATATTACGTGCTTCCTGCATagattatagtttttagtttGACATGTATTAAGTCAAAAGTAGTTAGATAGGATTGTGGGACTCATCAATACCTTTCTGTGCATATAAACATCGCCGAAAACgaagtaaaaaaaaaagaagttATAATTGTTTGAAGTTGGAATGGAATTAGGTGAAAACTCATTCTTACGAGGTGAGAAGCATATTCTGTaacaatgtaacatcccaaacttcagaaatatgatttaagggcttaa containing:
- the LOC111891978 gene encoding chlorophyll a-b binding protein 7, chloroplastic; the protein is MILHLSTSTSRNSTAGLHCSLLPSKSYNFSGDHQFTRYRASWQELAGVLVFSAIPFTAVKAIANSPLGETLQRRMEEKKKAAVQNASVYKALSEKAKKDSLWYGKQRPRWLGPLPFEYPTYLDGELPGDYGFDIAGLSQDPEAFKKYYNFEILHARWAMLGALGALIPELLDLVGAFHFVEPVWWRVGYSKLQGETLDYLGIPGLHFAGSQGVIVIAICQALLMVGPEYARYCGIEALEPLGIYLPGDVNYPGGVLFDPLNLSGDPVGFQELKVKEIKNGRLAMIGWLGFYVQAALTGKGPLQNLVDHISDPMHNNILSILGSMYK